The genomic segment GGGCACAGCTTCAACTGATGGATGAAGGTCAGCGGGATGACGGTGCAGTCCGCAGCGGTGTCCACGATCCCCACGATTCCGGGCACCGTTTCGCTTCCGTCGGGCGCGACAAGATCGAGTGTTATGGTCTTCCCCAAAGAAAAAGGGCGCGGAGTTAAGGGTGTTTCTGGTTGTACGTCCGTTCAAACTCAGCCGGAGATAAGAACCCCAGTGAGGAATGAAGGCGGACGCGGTTGTAGAACACTTCGAGGTACTCGAAGATGCTGCCCTTGGCCTGCTCCCGAGTGGTGTACTCCTCGTCATGGACGAGTTCTCGTTTGAGGCTCGCAAAGAAGCTCTCGACGGGAGCGTTATCCCAGCACTGGGCCACCCCGCTCATGCTGCACACGATCCCGTGCCCGGCCAGCACCCCTTGGTAATGGGCGCTGGCGTACTGGGTCCCCCGGTCCGAGTGCGACAACAGGCCCGCACCCGGGCACCGACGGGCCACCGCCATGTCCAACGCGTCCACCACCAGCCGGCTCTCCATCGACGCATCCATCGACCAACCCACGATCATCCGGCTGAACAGGTCCTCGACCACGGCCAGGTACAGCCACCCGTCGGCTGTTGGGATGTACGTGATGTCCGTGCCCCAGGCCCGGTTCGGCCCGTCCGGCTCGAAGTTCCGGTCCAGCACGTTCTCGAACACCGGCAGTTGGTGCCGCGAGTCGGTTGTGCGGACGAACCGCTTCGGGGCTTTGGCCCGGATTCCGTGCTCCCGCATCAGTTCGGCTACCGTGTTCTCCGAGCACTCATGCCCGCGGGCATTCAACGCGGCCCTCATCCGCGGGCTCCCGTACCGGTGCTTCACCTCGGCGTGGACCGCCCGGATCTGGGACAGCAGCTCCCGACGCCACTGTTCGGTCGCGCTGTCGGGTCGGGTGGCCCAGGCGTAGTACCCGGACGCGGACACGTCCAGGGCATCGCACATCCACCGGACCGGCCACTGGTCCTCGTTGGCGGCGATGAACGCGAACGTCAGCTCGGCGGGTTCGCGAAATACGCCGCGGCTTTTTTTAACAGGTCCCGCTCGGCCTTGAGGCGCGTGACCTCGGCCCGCAGGCGCCGCAGCTCGTCGTCGCCCGGGGTGGCGTTGCCGTGCCCGGGGAACGCCCCGGCCCCGTCGGCTTGGGCGGCGCTCTTCCAGGCCCGCAGGCAGCCCTCGCTCACCCCCAGCTTGCGGGCCACTTCGGCCACGGACAGCTTCTGGTCGGTCAACATCTGGACCGCTTGCAACTTGAACTCGCGCGTGTACGTCTTGCGTGCCATCGGTGTCCTCCTCCTTCGGAGTCTACACCCCTAACTTCGTGTCCACCAACTTTGGGGAAGCCCAGAAGAGTTACTCGGTCACCCCGACGACCCGGAGGGGAATAAAGAATATTCATACGGTTTCGGTGGACAAATCTACGGACTCATGCGGCGGGGCGAGTTCGTGGTCGCTAACGGCGGCTGGTGGTGCGACAAGCGCGGTCACGTTCACTCGACGTGAAAAATCTGGGGGCGACTCAGCGACGTAGCTAAGGGTGATCGACACGCGCTCAACCGGTCGGGAACTGTCGGAACGACGGAATGCGAGGAATCGGTTGGGGCTGGTCGGTAACGAGCCGCGCGTAAACCAGCACGCCCGGAAACTGTTGGTGCGCGGCGGTCAGCCCGCCGACTTCGGAATCCGCGACCGCAACGACTTTCCCCTCACGAAGAGCGACGAACTTCCCCGCGTACTACTTCAACTACTCCGGCAGCATCCGCTCGAACGCCTCAAACTCGGCCGCGAGTGTTGGGTGGATGGCGCGCGTCGGAAACATCTTCGGCCGGTCGTCCGGCGGGAGCGTGACCGTGAAGTCGACCGACGGCTCGCGCACGGTAATCTCCAACTCCGCGTCGCCGACGGGCGTCTCCGGCGGGAGCGTGCCGGTGACCTGCCGGTTCTCGGGAACATGTACTTTTTACGCGGACTGTTGGCATCGATCCTTCCTCGGAGTTTCAGTCCCCCATCGGATGGACGGGAGCGGTCACCGGCGGGTTCAGCAGGCTCCGCGCGAGCACTTCCTTCGCCTTGTCGAACTCCGGCTGCCAGAGGATCTCCGGCGATCGGTTCTTCATGCAGTCGCGGACCTTTTCCAGCGTGTTCCGCGCCATGTGCGGGCACTTGTTGCACGAACACGTGATCCCCGGCACGCCGAGGTACGCGTGCTGCGGGTACCGGCGCTCCAGCTCCCACATCATGTTCGCTTCGGTCGCGACCAGGAACTCCGTCGGCTCCTTGTACGTCGCGACGTGCTTAATCATCGCCTCCGTCCCGCCAGCGAAGTCAGCCAGTTGAAGGATGTTTTGCGGGCACTCGGGGTGGGCGATCGTCACCGCCTTCGGGTGCTCCTTCTTCTGCTTGATCAGGTCCACCACGCTGAAGATCTCGTGGACCATGCACGACCCGTCCCACAGGATCATGTCGCGCCCGGTGAGTTCCTGGAGGTAGCGCCCGAGGTGCTTGTCGGGCACGAACAGGATCTCGTACCCCGGCGGCACCTTGTTCCGCACCACGTCCTCCGCGTTCCCGCTGGTCACGACCCAGTCCGAGAGCGCCTTCACCTTGGCGGACGAGTTGATGTAGCACACCGTCTGGAACTTGCGGTCGTTGGCCCGGAGCACCTCCTGGTAGTGTTCGAGCTTGTCCGCCGGGCACGCGTCCACGAGGCTGCACCCGGCCTTGAGGTCGGGCAACAGCACGGTCTTCGCGGGGTTGAGCATCTTGGCCGTTTCGGCCATGAACAGCACGCCGCAGAACACGATGACGGGCGAATCGACCTTGGTCGCCTCGCGGGCGAGCTTCAGGCTGTCGCCGGTGATGTCGGCGAGGGCCTGGATCTCGCCCTCCTGGTAATAGTGGGCCAGGATCGTGGCGCCGAGTTGCTTCTTCAGGTCGAGGATTTCGGCGGAAACGTCGTCGAGAACGGGCGCGGGCGCGGGGGTGCGGGAATCAATTGCCGGCATGACGCGGCTCCTTGTTTTTACCGTGGCGGAGGGCCAACCCACTGAAACGCGGTTTGTCTATGGCATCATACGCACCGGGGGGCCGGGAAACGACGGGAATTTCGGGGCGCCCGCGGCTAAGATGTCCGCACCCGCACCCGGAGCCCCACCATGCCCGCGAAAGAATACGACCTGGTCGTCATCGGGGCCGGGCCGGGCGGCGTCGCCGCCGCCGACACCGCCGCCCTGCTCGGCAAGCGCGTCGCTCTCATCGAACGGACCGCCACCATCGGGGGGGCCGCCGTCAACACCGGCACCATCCCCAGCAAAACGCTCCGCGAGACCGCCCTCGCCATCTCGGGCGTGAAGGCCCGCGCGCTGATCGGGGTGGACGTGTCCGTGCGCCGCGAGGCGAAGGTCGAAGACCTGCTCCGCCACGAGCGGGTCGTCACCGCGTCCGAATCGCACCAGATGCGGACGCTCCTGGACCGGTACGGGGTGACCGTCTACCGCGGCACGGGCAAGTTCGTGGACCCGAACACGGTCCGCGTGACGCACCCGTCCCCGCCGGGCGGGTTTACCGACCTGTGGGCGAGTAAGATCGTCGTCGCGATCGGCTCGATGCCCGTGCGCCCGGCGGTGTTCCCGTTCGAGAACCCCCGCGTCCACGACTCCGACGAGCTGCTCTACATCACATCGATCCCGCGGTCGCTGGCGGTGATCGGCGGCGGCGTGATCGGCAGCGAGTACGCCTGCATGTTCGCCGCGCTGGGGGTGCGTGTGCACCTGATCGACGGCCGCGACACGCTGCTCCCGTTCCTCGACCCCGACCTGTCCGAGGCGCTCAAGGACGCGATGGAGCGCCAGGGGATCGTGTTCTGGTGGAAGGACCAGGTGGACGCGTGCACGGCGCCGCGGACCGGCGAGATCGAGTTGCGGCTCAAATCGGGAAAGGAACTCGCGGTCGATCACGTGCTGGTGTGCGCGGGCCGGACGAGCGCCGCCGCGGCGCTGGCCCCCGAGGTCGCCGGCTTCGGGCTCACCCCCCGCGGCCTGATCCCGGTGGACGAGCACTTCCGCACGACCAACCCGAACGTCTACGCGGTCGGGGACGTGATCGGGTTCCCGGCGCTCGCCAGCACCAGCGCCGAGCAGGGCCGCGTCGCGGCGTGCCACGCGTTCGGGTCGCACGCGAAGGAGGCCCTGGCACAGTTCCTGCCGGCCGGCATCTACACCATCCCCGAAATCAGCGCGGTGGGCCTGACCGAAGCGCAGGCCCGCGAAAAGGGCATCCCGATCGTCGTCGGCCGGGCCGACTACGACCAGAACCCGCGCGGCAAGATCATCGGTGACAAGCTCGGGTTCCTGAAACTGGTGTTCGCCCGCGAGGACCTGAAGCTGCTGGGCGTCCACGTGATCGGCGAGCAGGCGTCCGAACTCGTTCACATCGGGCTGATCGCGATGATGACCGGCGGCGACGCGAACCTGTTCCTCGCGACCTGTTTCAACTACCCGACGCTCGGCGACCTGTACAAGCTGGCCACGCACGACGCGATCCTGAAGCGGAACGAGTTGCTCGGCCGGTCGCCGGCCTCGATGAGCCGCTGGTGACGCTTACGCAGTTATCGGTAATTGTCTCGCGGCCCCCAGCCGAGCCGGGTGTCTGCGCGGCCTCCAACCCGTTCCGTGTTCTGTAACGCCCCGTCACTTTCGCCTTGACCCAATCCCCGAAGTCGCCTATGTCCACCGACCGCGTACCGGTTCATGCGAGCGTGTTACCGGTCGAATCGCTCGAACGGCTCGACCCGCGACCGGGCGAAACGTGGGTCGATTGCACCGTCGGGGGCGGCGGGCACACGCGCCTCATCGCCGAGCGCGTCGGTCCGAACGGGCGTGTGCTGGGGCTGGACCAGGACCCGACCATGCTCGATCTCGCCCGCCCGCGAGTCGAGGGGCTGCCGGTCGAGCTGATGCACGCGAACTTCGACCAACTGGCCGACGTTCTGGCTGCCCGCGGGACCGGACCGGTGGACGGCGTGTTCGCCGACCTGGGGTTCAGCTCCGACCAGTTGGCACAGTCGGCACGTGGGCTCAGTTTCCGCGAGGACGGGCCGCTCGACATGCGGCTCGATCCGACGAGCGGAGCAACCGCTGCGGACCTCGTTAACACGATGAGCGAGGCCGCCCTCGCGGACGTGTTCTGGGAATACGGCGAAGAGCGCCACAGCCGACGGGTGGCGAAACGAATCGTCGAGCGGCGCGCAACGCGGCCGTTCGCAACGACGGCGGACTTCGCGGAGGTGGTCCGCCGGGCGGTCCCGCGGTCCGGTAGCATTGACCCCGCGACCCGCGTGTTTCAAGCTCTGCGGATCGCGGTGAACGACGAACTCGGCGCGCTGGACCGCCTGCTCGCCGGGTTGCCCCAAATGGTGAAACCGGGCGGCCGGGTCGGTTTCATCAGTTTCCACTCGCTCGAAGACCGGCGGGTGAAACACGCGTTCCGAACGGGCACCGTGTGGCGCCCCGTGAACAAGAAGCCGGTGGAAGCGGGCGACGCGGAGACGGCCCGCAACCCGCGGGCACGCAGCGCGAAATTACGAGTGGCTACAAGAATCGCTCCGGACGAACGGGACGTCTAAGGTTCCGTTCCTGTGTTTCACACGAGGTCACGGATGACCGAACCTATCACAGTCGATCTGCCGAAACCGGCGTTTCCGCGGTCCGCACCGCTCTCCTCACCGGGTCCGGCGCCCGCGCCGACCCCGGCTCTCGCTCCTATTATCGCACTCTTGCCGCGTGTCGATTCTCCGCCCAAGCCGGTGGACGCACCACCCAAGTTGGCGGACATTCCACTCAAGCCCGAAGCACCCAAGCCGACCGCTGCGGCGCCAACACCCGAAGCGCCCAAGCCCGCCGCCGCATTAGCCCCGGAGGCACCCAAGCCCGTCGCTGCGGTGCCCGCTCCGGCCGCGCCCCGACCCGAAGCACCCAAACCGGTTGCCGCAACGCCCGCACCACCTGCACCCAAACCCGCGGCGAGCGCCCCGACCGCACCCAAGCCCGAAGCGCCCAAACCAATGGCCACAACACCCGCCACGAATACGCCACCGAGCCCCTCCGCGCCGGCCGCGGCCTCGGTTGTGAACGGCGCAGTGCCGATGCACTGGGGTAAGAAGCAACTGGTGGTCGGGGCGTCGGCCGTGTTCAGCATCCTTGCGGGAATCGGAGCCGTCCGGCTCATGTTCCCGGCGAAGCCAGCTTCTACGCCTGACACTCCGGCTACGACTTGGGCTGCTGCTCAACCCACTTCCACAGAGAAAAGCCCGCCGCAACCAGTGCCGGCAGTCTTGCCTCCGGTAGGCACCACTGATGGCGACAGGCAGCAAAATGTGTCTTCGGGCCAATTACCTGGTTCCATTCCCGTGGTCCCCATAGTTCCCGATACGCCTGCACCGGTCCTGGTCCCTCTGCCTAAGGACAATCGCGACCGCGGACTGGCAAAATCTGAGCCCGGAATTGGATCTCGCCCCAACAACCCTCCCGCTAATCGCGACTCCAGGGATTCGACAACACAGACGCGTGTCGAGATACCGGCGTACCCGCCACCTAACGTGGTTCCCATTGGCTTGTCAGAGCCCAACGTACAGCCAGTGCCACCCGCCCCGGTTTCGCCTCCGGCCCAACCCGCTCCTGTTGGTGGCTCGGTTACACCGGCCGCGCCCTCGGTTACACCGGCCGCGCCTCCTGGAGTAATTCTGCCAAGCGCTTTACCGGTTCCGAGCAGCACGCCGCCTCCGCCAACCAATACGACGCCGCCTCCTCCGAGCATCCCGGACTTTCCGCCCGATTTCGGTAACCAGCCCACACCAGCGGCCCTTCCCAAACCCCAGACACCAATCGGTGGCGCGGGTCGCTCTTCCGGCGCTCCTATTACCGTCACGCCACTACCCACTCCTCCTGCAACGACTCCAAACCTCAACGTACCCGTTGCGCCCGTCAATGTACCCACCCCTCCCCCGCCGACGGGTGTGGACCTTCTTCCCGCCGTTCCGGCAACGGGACCCGGTCAATTTGGCCCAAGCTCGGCAACACCCAAGGGACCGATCAAGCCATCCGATCCGTCAACACAGAACACGACACCACCAATCGTGCCTCAACCGCTGTTACCTCCCGCTAGCACCAGCGGGCTTCCGCCGGTCCCGCCAGCCGTCACGCTTAACCCGATACCAGTCATCCCGATTGGACAGACCAATCCTGCCGATGCCAAGCCACCGGTGCCCACACTCGAACCCAAAGCACCAACTGGTTTCGAAGACCCGAAGCAACCCGCCAAGTTACCGATTCCGGGGGCCGGCGGCGAGCGGCCGAAGCCGTCAATCGAGCCGCCGTTGCCGGCCCCGGTCGGGTCGTCAACCGGTTTCTCCAAAGCGAGCGGCACCACCGAAGTCAGACCCGTCGTCCCGACGAGTCCGCCGCAAACGGCCTTTGATGTGGATCTGCACGAGCCGAAGGCGAACGACACCTACGAGTCGATCAGCCTCGAGTTCTACAACGACCGCCGGTACGCCGCGGCGCTCCAAAAGTACAACAAGAACAAGCCGCTCACCGGCGGGGGCATGATCGAAGTGCCGCCCATTTACGTTCTCCGGAAACAGTCCCCGACACCAGCGAGCGCACCACCTGCGGCTCAGCCGCAGTGGGGTCCGGTCCGGGGTGCGGGTGAGGCGCCCGTTCGTGCGATCGGTGCCAACCGCGGCGTGTACGTCGTCACGCAAAGCGGGATGACGATGAAAGACGTTGCCCGCATCAAGCTCGGTTCCGAGAAGCGGTGGCCCGACATCTACGACCTGAACCCGCAACTGCTTCCCAACAACCTGCCGGCGGGCAGCGAGTTGAAGCTCCCTCCGGACGCCCAGCCGTAGTGCCCGGCGTTTTCCACGCCGAGCGGGTGATGGGACCGCTCGATTCCGGTATAGTGTCGCTACGCCGCGGGCGGGGCATCCTCCCGGCCGCGGCGGGGCGACCTATTCGGAGCGCGGGATGAAGCGGATCGTGGTTTATGGCCTGATGAGTCTCTTCGCGCTCTCCGCGGCCGGGTGCAGTGGCCATGATGCGCTCATGAAAGAGCTGCTCATGAACCTCAACGTTCTCGCCGAGGTGATCGAAAAGCACGAGTCCAAAGAGAAGTTCGACGCCGCCTACGAGCGGACCACGACCACCGTCGAAAAAATCAACAAACTGAAACTGAGCAAAGAGGACCAGGAAGCGCTCTTCAAGCGGTACGAGCCCGAACTGAAGAAGGTGGCCGAGCGCATCCAGGAGGCCCAGAAGACACGCAAAGCCGAAGGCACCGACGACGATCTTCCGCCCGTCGTCATCGAGAACTTCCTGAAGAAGTGACGGCGTTTGTCGAAACGGTTAAACTAACGGGGTGGCCGATCGGTCGCCCCGTCCCCGTTTCGGGAGCTGCCGTGTTCTACTCCGTGACCCGTACCTGCCTGCTCCTCTGCGTCGCCGCTTTCACCATTTCCGTCGGCAGCGGCCAACCACTCGATGGCAATAAAGAAGGCCCGAAGCTCAGAACCGTGAGACCGACCTACACGGCGTTCCCCGACCTCAAATCTCGGAACTGGAGCGAAATCAAAGACGGCAAGGCCGCGCCGGTGCCGCCGGCACCCGCGATCGCGGCCGACGCCCCGCCGCTGCTCAAAGTGCGGTACGAGCAATTCCAGGAGGGGCTGGCCTTCCAGGACCGCGTGGAGGAGATCATCCGCCTCGGTGTGTACGATTCTCGATCGTTTCGCGAGTACCTGAGCATGACGACCGAGACCTACCGACTCGCGGCCGGACTCGAAGAGAAGCCGGCCAAGCGGGTGCCGTGGTACGAGACGCGCGTGGTCCGGCTGAAGGAGTTCGAAAAGTTCATCGAAATGCGCGTGCAGAACGGCTTCGATCCGCCGCAGAACCTCCACGCGGCCCGCTTCAGCCGGCTCCAGGCGGAAGCGGACCTGCTCCAGCTCAAAGCCGAAGTCGAGAAGGCCGCGAAGTGACTCCAGGCGGCTCACAGGAACGGGTACAATCACGGGGCGACCAATTAATCGCCCCGTCCCCGTTCCGGGAGCCGCCGTGGTCAACGCGTTAACCCGCGTGGGTATGTTACTCCTCGCCGCCGCCCTTACCGCCTCCGCCGGGAGCGGGCAACCGCCCGGTGGGAAGGCACAAGACAACCTGATCAAAGCCGCGAGGGATTACTCTACCGCGTTCCCGGACCTGGAGCCGCCGATCACGCGAAGGGACGTGATCACGAACCCCGACGGTACCACTGTGGTCGTCACCACAGAAATTGGCGTCGTCCCGCTACCGGCGGTCCCGGCGCCTGCGGCCAACGCCCCGGCACTCCGCAAGGTGCGGGTCGAGCAATATCAGGAGGGCTCGGATTGTCTCGAACGCTTGAAAGTGATCATCCGCACCGGGAATTACCGTCCGCAGGACTTTTGCGAGTACGTGCGCGTGGCGACGGAGGTTTACCGAGCCGCGGCCGAGATGGAAGACGAGCCGGCGCGGCGGGTGCCGTGGTACGAAGCCCGCGTGCGCAAGTTCAAAGAGGTCGAGCGGTTCATCCGGCTCCGCGTCGAGATCGGAACCGATCCGCCGGACCGGCTCGACGTCGTCCGGTTCCACCGCTTCGGCGCCGAGGCGGAGCTGCTCGAACTGAAGGCCGGGCTCGAAAACCCCGGGCGCAAACCCGCCCGACTCCCCGCCGACCCGAAAGGCGAACCGGTCCGCCTCGAGAAGGGGGCCGCGTACACCGCGTTCCCGGATCTGAAGCCCCCGGCCACTGAGAAGGGAGACGTCCCGACCCCACAGCTCCCGACCCTCACGGCCGCAGACCCGCCGCTCCGCAAGGTTCAAATCGAGCAGGTTCGTAAGGGGCTGGCGTTCCTCGCGCACGTAAAAGAACAAGGCCCGATCGAAGATCTCACCCCGGAACTGTTTCGCGAATACCTGGACGTGGCAACCGAGACCTACCGGCTCGCGGCGGAATTGGAAGACACCCCCGCGCAGCGGGTGCCCTGGCACGAGACCCGGATCCGCAAGTTGAAACAGTTCGAGCAGCTCATCCTGCGGCGCGTCGAGAACGGAGTCGACCCGCGGCAGCGGCTGAACACCGCCCGATTCGACCGCCTTCAGGCGGAAGCGGACTTGCTCGGCCTTCAGGCCGATCTCTCGGCGGCCAAAGACGCCCGGCCGGTCGAAATCCCGAAACCCGTGCGCCCTAATGCTGGTGGTGAACCCGCCCCGCGTCCGCTACCGCGCGGCCCTGGCGCCCCCAACCGGTACACGGCGTTCCCCGACTTGAAACCGGCGACGCTGGAAAAGACGGAGATCAAGTCGTCGGACGGGAGTACCACGCCCGGCCTCGAAGAAACGGGCGGCGTCCCGGTCCCAGCGGTCCCGGTCCCGACGGCCGACGCCCCGCCGCTCCGCCGGGTGCGATTCGTGCAAGCTCAAACTGGATCCGACTACCTTGAGCGCGTTAAATACAGAATGAAAACCGGTATTTACAACTTGGCTATACTTCGTGAATTGCAGATCATAGCGGCCGACACGTACCGGCTCGCGGCGGAACTCGAGGGGGCGCCGGCCAAGCGGGTGCCGTGGTACGAGGCCCGCGTCCGCAAACTCAAAGCGTTCGAGGAGTTCGTCCGGTCGCGCGTCGAGGACAAAGACGAAGCGCCACAGCGCCTGGACGTGGCCGGCTTCCAGCGGCTCCGGGCGGAAGCGGATTTGCTCAAGCTCAAGACCGAAATCGAAAAAGCCGGCGGGAAGTGACTCAAAACGTGAGCGGCCGGGGGAATAAGGCCCCGACCACTCGTGCTTGTCTTTTTGAGTACCGAACGATTTCTGCCAAACGGCTTGGGACGTGATGAGCCCATCGAACCGCGACCGGTGGGGAACGGGCAATCCACACTGGGAGTCGGTGGTTCGCCCGCGCCCTGCCGGTCGCGACTCGTTGTGTCACGCGCCGTAGTCGATCTCTTCCACGCTCTTGAGCGAGTTCTTGAAGATGAACGCGCGCCGGTCCTGAACCTCCTTGCCCATCA from the Frigoriglobus tundricola genome contains:
- the nadA gene encoding quinolinate synthase NadA; the protein is MPAIDSRTPAPAPVLDDVSAEILDLKKQLGATILAHYYQEGEIQALADITGDSLKLAREATKVDSPVIVFCGVLFMAETAKMLNPAKTVLLPDLKAGCSLVDACPADKLEHYQEVLRANDRKFQTVCYINSSAKVKALSDWVVTSGNAEDVVRNKVPPGYEILFVPDKHLGRYLQELTGRDMILWDGSCMVHEIFSVVDLIKQKKEHPKAVTIAHPECPQNILQLADFAGGTEAMIKHVATYKEPTEFLVATEANMMWELERRYPQHAYLGVPGITCSCNKCPHMARNTLEKVRDCMKNRSPEILWQPEFDKAKEVLARSLLNPPVTAPVHPMGD
- a CDS encoding IS3 family transposase (programmed frameshift), whose protein sequence is MARKTYTREFKLQAVQMLTDQKLSVAEVARKLGVSEGCLRAWKSAAQADGAGAFPGHGNATPGDDELRRLRAEVTRLKAERDLLKKAAGVFREPAELTFAFIAANEDQWPVRWMCDALDVSASGYYAWATRPDSATEQWRRELLSQIRAVHAEVKHRYGSPRMRAALNARGHECSENTVAELMREHGIRAKAPKRFVRTTDSRHQLPVFENVLDRNFEPDGPNRAWGTDITYIPTADGWLYLAVVEDLFSRMIVGWSMDASMESRLVVDALDMAVARRCPGAGLLSHSDRGTQYASAHYQGVLAGHGIVCSMSGVAQCWDNAPVESFFASLKRELVHDEEYTTREQAKGSIFEYLEVFYNRVRLHSSLGFLSPAEFERTYNQKHP
- the sthA gene encoding Si-specific NAD(P)(+) transhydrogenase, producing the protein MPAKEYDLVVIGAGPGGVAAADTAALLGKRVALIERTATIGGAAVNTGTIPSKTLRETALAISGVKARALIGVDVSVRREAKVEDLLRHERVVTASESHQMRTLLDRYGVTVYRGTGKFVDPNTVRVTHPSPPGGFTDLWASKIVVAIGSMPVRPAVFPFENPRVHDSDELLYITSIPRSLAVIGGGVIGSEYACMFAALGVRVHLIDGRDTLLPFLDPDLSEALKDAMERQGIVFWWKDQVDACTAPRTGEIELRLKSGKELAVDHVLVCAGRTSAAAALAPEVAGFGLTPRGLIPVDEHFRTTNPNVYAVGDVIGFPALASTSAEQGRVAACHAFGSHAKEALAQFLPAGIYTIPEISAVGLTEAQAREKGIPIVVGRADYDQNPRGKIIGDKLGFLKLVFAREDLKLLGVHVIGEQASELVHIGLIAMMTGGDANLFLATCFNYPTLGDLYKLATHDAILKRNELLGRSPASMSRW
- the rsmH gene encoding 16S rRNA (cytosine(1402)-N(4))-methyltransferase RsmH, giving the protein MSTDRVPVHASVLPVESLERLDPRPGETWVDCTVGGGGHTRLIAERVGPNGRVLGLDQDPTMLDLARPRVEGLPVELMHANFDQLADVLAARGTGPVDGVFADLGFSSDQLAQSARGLSFREDGPLDMRLDPTSGATAADLVNTMSEAALADVFWEYGEERHSRRVAKRIVERRATRPFATTADFAEVVRRAVPRSGSIDPATRVFQALRIAVNDELGALDRLLAGLPQMVKPGGRVGFISFHSLEDRRVKHAFRTGTVWRPVNKKPVEAGDAETARNPRARSAKLRVATRIAPDERDV